The sequence below is a genomic window from Clostridium putrefaciens.
AGGGCTTATTATAATTTCTTACACCAGCAAGGTAAAAGGTGTTAGTTTTGATAATATAATAGATACATTTTTAATAGCTTTTCCAATAGCAATATTGGGTGCTAGAGCTTATTATGTGGCCTTTGAATTTGAAAATTATAGAGGGGATATATCATCCATGTTTAATTTAAGGCAAGGTGGACTTGCTATACATGGGGGAGTTATATTTGGTGTGCTTGCAGCCTACTTATATTCTAAGAAAAAGAAGTTTGATTTTTTATCCATGATAGATGTAGTAGCGCCTTCACTTATACTAGTTCAGGGCATTGGAAGGTGGGGAAACTTTATTAATAAAGAGGCTCATGGAGGTCCTGTAACCTTTGAGTTTATAAATAAGTTCCCAGGCTTTATTCAAAGGGGTATGAATATAGGTGGCATATATTATCATCCTACATTTTTATATGAATCAATATGGGATCTAATAGTATTTTTTATTCTTCTTATACTACTAAAAAGGAGAAAAGAAGAGGAAAAGGGTACTATAATAGCATATTATGCTGTTTTATACTCTTTAGGTAGATTCTTTATTGAAGGATTAAGGACAGATAGTCTTATGATATTAGGCCTCAGGACAGCTCAGTTAGTAAGTTTACTTCTTATAATTGCTGGACTTGTAAGTATTTTCATTATAAAGAAAAGAGCAAATAGTAAATAATAAATAAAAAAGAAGGCTTCTAAGAATAAGTTTTTAGAAGTCTTCTTTTAGATCATATTAAAGTTTATAGCTTTGAAGAAGATTTACATGAAATATAAACAAATATACAACTTAATAAAAGTAAAATAAATCTATTTACCAAAAAGTATGCTGGGGATATAGTGTAGTAAAAATTATTAGAACTTGCACCAATGGAAACTATTTTAAATATTCGTCCAGAGGATAATAAGTCAATAGAATAATATGATGTTAATACAAAGAGAGAAGCATATACATTTTTTGTTATGGTTAGTAACAATAATACTAGTGAACATAGAAATAATATATTGGGAATAAACCGAAGGCTTAGAATTAAATTACTTATACTTAAAAAACCAACACTTCTATAATAGATTAGGCCAGTAACAAATGAACCCATGGTAAATATCAATATATAAGTAATCCATCTGTAAAATATTATATAGTTAAAATTATTTCTATTATAAAATGTAATTAATTCATATATTTTATTTTTATAATCATAATAAAACACATAAATTGTAATAAATGATGCACTTAGTGGAATTATATAATCATATAAATTATCACAACTTTTTAATTTCATTTCTTCTTTTATAGATTGCAAATAATTCATTGGAGCAGGGGAAATTATTGATATAATAAAAATGACAAATAACAGTAAGAAAGTAAGTTTAAATTTACGACTTTTTACATCGTATAT
It includes:
- the lgt gene encoding prolipoprotein diacylglyceryl transferase, yielding MNPVAFNIFGIDLMWYGIIISFGMMLGLIIISYTSKVKGVSFDNIIDTFLIAFPIAILGARAYYVAFEFENYRGDISSMFNLRQGGLAIHGGVIFGVLAAYLYSKKKKFDFLSMIDVVAPSLILVQGIGRWGNFINKEAHGGPVTFEFINKFPGFIQRGMNIGGIYYHPTFLYESIWDLIVFFILLILLKRRKEEEKGTIIAYYAVLYSLGRFFIEGLRTDSLMILGLRTAQLVSLLLIIAGLVSIFIIKKRANSK